In the Paenibacillus sp. FSL R7-0337 genome, GGCAGGCGACCAGGACTGGAGCTTCCATGGCCCGTTCGCTTCATGCGTCAGCTCGACATCCAGCTGTAGTGAGGCCCGGTCTGCCTGCAGCGAGACCTGCTTGAAGGTCTTCTCCCCGGTGCTGATCCGCGTCTCCAACCGGAGATCAAGGCTCGCTCCATGGGTATTGTATTCAAAATGTACCGAGCGGTTATCGAGATCCGGGGTGATTTTGACAGACTTAAGATACGAAGGGGATACATACTCCAGCCACACACTTTGCCAGATTCCCGTGGTCTGCACATAGAAGCACTCGAAATTCTCATCCACCCAGCGCTGCTTGCCCCGTGGTTGTGTACAGCTCTGGCTATCCTCTGCCTTGACCGTCAGACGGTTCACTGCTCCGGCTCCCGTGTTGAGATCATCGGTAATATCCAGTGTAAAAGCCGCATACCCGCCTTGGTGCCCCCCGGCATAGCTGCCGTTCACCCACACCTTTGCGATATAATCCACCGCCTGGAAATTCAGTAGCACCCGCTTGTTGCCCAAGCTGTCAGGTAGTTGTACCTCCCGCTCATACCACACATACGGATGGAACACAGTCTCGCCGATTCCGCTCGCCTCCGTTTCGTACGTGAACGGAACCTGAATCTTCAGCTCGCCGTGCAGCTCCTCATGCCATCTCTCCCGTTCCCCCGTGTTGTCATCGTCATACCGGAAATCCCATTCCCCATTCAGACTCTGCCAGGCGTCACGTACGAACTGCGGCCGCGGATAATCCTTGATATAATGCCGGGTTGTCATGGAACAATTCACACTCCTTATAAACAATAATTTTGTTTTAATACAATAAATATGTATTAATTATTGCAGAATCCGCCGAAATGTCAATGCACAATGCTTATCAGAAAAAAATGCCTGCGCCATCGCCAATTTCTAATCAAAAACGAAAAAGAACCCACCGGAAGCAGCAGGTTCTTCACAATAAGCCCAATTCGTGTTCCCGTTAGGCCTTCACACTATAAAAAATCTTCATCACCAGGTCCTGCTCATGGTCGCCGAACTTCTTGCCGAACAAGTTCATTCCGCCCTTGTACCTGGCATCCTCCTTCACGCCCAGCCGCAGATCCACATGGCTCCTCCGGGGGAGGTTAAGCTGCTCCAGAGTCACAGCGGATAGCTCCTGATGGTCAATGGCGCTGCGGGTATGGTCTACGCTCCAGGTCTTGAGTGCACCGAACTGGGTGCCCGAATCGATCCACCAGGCAGGGTTCAGCTTTCCGCGCCTGCCGCCGAAGTCGCCCGGTGAGGTCCAGGTGCCTACCTCAACCCCGTTGATCCAGAGCGTAATATCCGAAGGCCAGTCATTGGCATAATTCGGCGCTTCCGAACAGATCTCCATTGAGAACTGGATCTCGCGGATCTCTGCCCCTGACGGAATCTCCAGCGGGTAGCGGTATTCGAGATAACCCTTGCGCAGCCAGAGTAGCTGGGCCTGTACCCGGTCCGGGTGAAAGAACCCCGCCGGCGAGTCCTCCGTAATAATCGGCCCCGTCTCACTGACCATGCCGCAGGTCGGCGCCACCTCGCAGGCGGTGAAATTGCCGATCGGCATGGCAATCTCGTAGCAATACTCGCCCTGGCCGGCCTCAGCCAGGGGCTGCGGGGCATTGATGATGATCTTGATATCATCATAGATCCGGCTGCAGACCTTCATCGCACCGCGTGAAGCAGGCAGCAGCTCAGTCACGATTAGCCCGGCCTGCTCCAGCACCTTCACATTGGAGGCCGCTGTCGATACCGGGATCTCAAGCGCCTCCGCCAGCTCCGCCACATTCATTCTCCGGGTGTTGAGCAGCGCAAGCATTCTTAACCTAAGCTCCGTAGACAATGCATGTGTCACCTTCACCAGCTCATCCGCATGTTCCATGGATAGTTCCAGTATCTCGCTCACCCCCTTTAACTGTCCGTAATTACATATCCTGCAATCCTGCACTAATTGCAACATTCCCCGGATCGAACACCCGCTAACCCGAGAATATTGCATAAAATGCAGCAATTCCTTCGCATAAGGCAGCTATTCCGGACAATTCCTGCAATCTGTGCAACAATTCTCCCAACGGTGCCGCTGCTGAGATATCAAAGTTGTAAAACTTACAACATTATAGTCGCAAAAGTCATTATGTAGGTGACCGCTCACCTTTGACAGGAACGTAGGACGTCTGTCCAGCTTAGTTATCCAGCATCACAATCTGATCACCGAGCCGGACCTCTCCCGGAGTGATGACGGAAGCATAGACGCCGAACTGCTGCTTCAGCTCTTTGTAGACTTGCTTAAGCAGGGAGCTGTCCCGTTCGAGGGTATCCGGGTTCGTGGTAATCATCACGCAGCGCTCACAATAGCTATCCACTTGCAGCACTGTACTGCCTATCGACAGACGGCGGCCGAGCCACTCTTCCTCCCCGAGCGAGTCCTCAGTCACTTCCACGAGGAAGTTGCCCCGGAAGCGGCGCTGATCGACCGGCTTGCCCCACAGGGCTTCCAGCTTCTTCAGGCTCTTATCCGTCACCAGCAGAATACTCGCTCCATCTACCGATAACAGCTCCGGGTGCTTCTCTTCCGGGTGTGGTGCCATGAACTCAGACATGGTAATTTCTGTGGAAGTCAGACTTTGAATTTCATCCAGCAGCTCCTGATTCCAGCCGAATACCCGGCCATCTGCAGCCGTCACGCGAATATCTTCCCCCGTATATTCAGCCTTATAGGACATCATTTTGGGAATCTTCCGGGCAGTGATATACTGCGACCAGTCTTTTTTGGTCATATCATAAAAGGAACAATACCGGTCCCCCTCCACTCCGTAAGTTACAACCTTACAGGACTCCAGCGCCTCCCCCGCAAAGGATTTCACCGGATAACGGTTAATCGATTTAATCTCCCCAACTGTAACTGACACGCCCCCACCTCTTCTGTCTATAATCTGATAGTCTGCTACTTTTGTTTGCTCCAATAGTAAAGGGTCCTTTTCTCGGTGTCGTATTTGTTGAACAGCTGCATCTCTACATTGATAATTTCGCCCTCAGTCGTCTTGGCCCGAATGTCGAGAATAGACTGCTTATCCCGAGGAGAGTCCTTGTCGGTGTAAGGATTCAGTAGAAAGCTTCAGCCAGTCCAGCCTCCAATTCAGTCTTATTATACCATTATCGCTGCCTGTTTTGCGTAAGGCAAGAGCCGGACAGCAAAATAGAAAAGGACAGCCCGAAGGCCATCCTCATCGTTGCATATAATTACAGTGACTCCCGGATCACCCGCTTGTAATACAGGACCGACAGGAGGCCGAAGATCGAATACAGCACGGTATATAGTCCCATCACTACGAACATCGGGGTCAGCATCTCGGTTCCAAACAGGAACCAGCCGGATTTTACCGCAAAATAACTGTGGCACAGGCCGACAATCAGCGGTATACCGAAATTGAACAGCTGCTTGAACTGGATGCCGCGCAGAAGATCTCCTTGAGTGAAGCCCAGCTTGCGCAGGATCGTATATCCTTCCCGCTCCTCCTCGCCTTCATCCATCTGCTTGAAATAGAGAATACAGCCGGAGGTAATCAGGAACGTCAGGCCCAAGAAGCCGACAATGAACATAATGAGGCCCATATTGGTCCGCTGGTTGAACTCAAACTCATATTGTGAGAAGCTTTGCAGCTCTGGCTTTTGCTGCTTATACATCTCATACGCCTGCTTGGCCTGCGAAGATCCCGTAAGATTGATACCGTAGTAGATTCCTCCGCCTTTCACTCTTTTTTGCTCATCCGGGTCTTTATGCTGGAGTAATTCCTGGAAGACAGAATCATCCACCACGAACACCCCCAAGACTCCCCCGCCAAAATAGAACGGCAGCACAGTCTCCTCTGATAAACCCGCGAGCTGCTGCTTCATCACACCATCCTTGGTGGAGAAATAGAGCTCCCCCTCCTTCTTGAGCCTCAGCATAGTTTGCTTTGTAGTCGTATACCCTTTAATCTGTACCTCGCCCGGCTGCAAATCCATGTCCTTCAGACTGCTGTCACTGATCACAGTTGCTGAGAGAATGGTTTCATTACCCGGGGTATTTCTAGTATCCAAAACATTCTTAAGATCGACTTCTACCTGGACCGTTGGAATTTCCAGAGTAGCATACCCAATGCCAGCCTGATCCAGCACCTTCCGGAATGCCGTCTCATCCGCCTTCTGCAGAAAACCGTAATCATGCGGTGAACTCTCTCTGGCAGAGGCCCCCACCGAATAATAAGAGATATAGCTTAGGGAGAGCAGGCCGATGGCCAGCGCAGATACTGTAGTGATGACCGTCAGCAGCAGGGCGTTCGATTTCATTCGGAACATAATGGAAGAGAGCGATAATACCTCCCGAATGGACAGGTAGCCTTTTTTGCTGCGGCGGATGAGATTAAAGAGGAAGCTGACCGAGCCTTTGTAGAACAGATAGGTTCCGATAATCACCAGTGTGAGGATGGCAATCATCGCATACATCAATCCGTTCATGCCCGTGAATTTGCCGCTGAACAGCTCCCCGGAGATATAATATCCCCCCAAAATACTGCCGATTCCAAGGACGCCGATCACAACCTCCCACAGCGACATTCGCTGAATACGTGTCTGGGAAGTGGCCGTTGCCTTGAACAGCGACAGAATGCTCTGGGCACGGATGAAGGTGTAATTCATGATCATAATCAGCACGTACACGGCGGCAAACACCAGCACCGTCCGCTGCAAGGCCTCGGGCGAGAAGCGAAGAGCTGCCAGCTGGTCAACCTCCAGGATTTTGAACAGAATCATCAGAATCAGCCTTGACATCACGAACCCTGCGCCGATTCCAGCGAACATCGACCCGAAATACAGAATCAGATTCTCCGCACTCAGCAGCACGAAGATTCGGCTCTTGGTCAGTCCGATCAGCTGGAACAGCCCGATCTCCTTACTTCGGCGCTTGATGAAGATCGTGTTCGCATAGAGCAGGAAGATGGCTACAATCGCAACCAGCAGGACGGAGGATGCGCCGATGGCAGCCCCGCCTTTGACGGAGCCTTTGACCTCATCCATAGAAGGATCGAACTGAAGAGTCACGAAGGAGAAGTACAGGGCCACACTGAAAATAAGGGCGAAGACGTAGAGATAATAGTTCTTAACATTCTTTTTAAGGTTCCGCAGGATAATATAATTCAGACTCATTGCGCGACACCACCAAGTACGCCCTGCGTGCTGATAATATCACCCAAAAAGGATTGCCGCGATTCCTCCCCCTTGTTCAGCTGAGTGTAGATTTGCCCGTCCCGGATGAAGACCACGCGGCTGCAGTAGCTTGCGGCAACGGCATCATGCGTAACCATGACAATGGTAGCTTCACGCTTGCTGTTCATGGCGGCCAGCTTGTTCAGCAGATCGGACGCAGATTTGGAATCCAGGGCTCCTGTAGGCTCATCGGCAAAAATAATGCTCGGATCATGCACGAACGCCCGCGCCGCCGACGTACGCTGCTTCTGCCCGCCGGAGATTTCCGCCGGATATTTGTCCTTCAGCTCATGGATTCCCAGCTCACCGGCCACTTGGTCGAATTTCTGATGCGCCTCCTTCTTGGAGATGCCTGTAATCGACAGCGGCAGCATGATATTCTCCTTGACCGTCAAGGTGTCGAGCAGATTATAATCCTGGAAAATAAACCCGAGATGATGCTTGCGGAACTCGGCGAGCTGCTTCTCCTTCATCCCCGTGAATTCCTTGCCCTCAATTTCGATCGTGCCTTTGCTTACCCGGTCAATCGAGGAGAGAACGTTCAGCAGCGTCGTTTTGCCTGAACCCGAGGGTCCCATGATTCCTACGAACTCACCCTTGTCCACCTGAAGATCAATGCCCCTCAGAACTTCCTGTTTATTGAATTTGTTGCCATAGGTTTTATAGATTTTGTTAGCCTGCATAATAAGCATCTGTTCCCCACTCCTTTTCTATATTTCTATCATAAGCGGGTGGATGATCATTTTCCTGCGCTTCGCCGAACAAACGGAATAGGCATGTGACACTATTGTCACATGCCTGTCAGGCGCTGAAAGTCATTTTCCCTTGGAAAGGTCAGCGTAAATACACTCCCCTGCCCAAGCACGGAAGCAGCGTGAAGTCTGATCAGCAGCGGCTCCGCAACCTGCCGGGTCAGGTACAGCCCCATGCCGGTAGCTGCCCCCTCCTGGCGGAAGCGCGATGAGGTGAAGCCCTTATCGTAGATCCGCGGCAGATCCCTGGGATCAATCCCCTGGCCGCTGTCTTCAATCATAAGCACAACATGGCCGCCCTCTTCACGGCTCCGGATGACGATATCGGAGGCTTCGCTGTATTTCACAGCATTGGTCAAGAGCTGCCGAAGCATGAAGGCCAGCCATTTGCCGTCTGTCAGTACCGTTTCAGCTTCAAGCTCCATGTCGAACCCGATGCGTTTGGAGATGCACCAGGATTTCAGTGCCCGGATCTCTTTATTAAGAATAGGAGCAAGACCGACCTTCTCAATGAACAGATCATTACGGATGAAGGGAATGCGCTTCTGATGCAGCTGCTGGTCAAGCAGATGGTGGATACGCAGCCATTCGTACATCATCTGTCTCTGCAGAGTCTCATCCGGCAGGCGTTCTATCATGAGCTGCATAGCAGTCAGCGGAGTCTTAACCTCATGTATCCAGCTGAGCAGCTCGTCCTTCTCCGATTCCAGCAGCTGGACATTCATGGAGGATTCGCGCTTGTAGCGGTCCGTCTGGGCGCTTACCGCCTCATGGACCAGCCGCTCCATCGGACTACCCGGCTCGAGGACCGCCTGCAGCTCATAGATCTGATCCCAAGAGGCAAGGCTCTTATAGAACCGGGTCTCACGGGAATAGCGCAGGAAAACGAAGGCCAGACAGAGCAGCGTATTCAGGAGTACAATGTACAGGATCGGCAGCAGCGGGATGGCAGAGTCAATGTAGGCTACGAACATAATAATCAGCTGGAAGGCGGCCAGCAGGAGCAGCCAGCTCCGTTTCTCGCTCAGATATTTCCTTATCATTGTTCCGCCTCTTCTGTCGCCATATACCCTTGACCGACCTTGGTCTCAATATAGGCATCCAGGCCGAGCGGCTCCAGCTTTTTGCGCAGCCGGTTCACATTCACAGTCAGCGTATTATCGCTGACAAAATGCTCATTGTCCCACAGGCTGGTGATGATCTCCTCACGCTCTACAATGGTGTTTTTGCGCTCCAGCAGGATTTTGAGAATCAGCATCTCATTCTTCGTGAGCACCGCCGTTCCCCCGCTCCCCGTAACCGTATTCTTCACGAACTCAATCGCCGCTCCGCGCCAGGTCTTCAGCTCTGTGCCTTCCATGCTGTAATTATAGACACGGCGCAGAATGGCCTGAATCTTAGCAATCAGCACTTCGAAATGGAAGGGCTTCTGAATGAAATCATCGGCACCCAGCTGCATGGACATCACCATATCGCTCGGATGGTCCCGGGAGGAGAGGAAAATAATCGGCACCTTGGAGTGGCTGCGCAGAATCCGGCACCAGTGGAAGCCATCGAAGCGCGGCAGCTGGATATCAATCACCACCAGGTCGGGCTTCACCTCAGAGAACTCCTGCAGGACCTTACCGAAGTCCGTAACCCCGTACACCTCATACGACCATTGGGCCAGACGCTCCCGGATCTCCCCGAACAGCGTAATATCGTCTTCAATCAGCATAATTTTGAACACAAAGGACTCTCCCTCAGCAGGTATTTCGTTAATCCACATATTCCCTTCATTCTACCTCAAATCACGATCTGTTCATAGAAAAGGCCGCATTCTCCGCAACGGATGACTCAATATGTACGTAGTTTATTAAAGGACTATCGATCTCCAGAGGAAATAACACTAACTAAGGAGCTGATTATCATCGAAATATTTAACGGAGTTTTCACCATACTGATGGGATTGTTACTGAATGCAGGAGGTTTATTTGTTCGTAGAAATCCCGACGCCTTCTGGCGGATGAATGAAGGCTGGAAGATGAAGGGGGATGCCTAACCGAGCGAGGCCTATCTTAGCTCCAGACGCTTCACCGGAGCCGTACTCTTGTGGATTGGATCATTTTTTATCATCATGGGGATCTTGCTTTTGCTCTAATGGGATGACCATTTCAAGTAGTTCAAGCTGCAATAATGTACTATAGTCCTTGTCACGCCGGGTGTATATTCAGGTAACTCTAGCATAACTATTTCCGGTCTCCTCCATTAAAATTCTTCCAAAAGCCGCAATTCAGCGGTCGAACTGGCTCATCAAAGTCCTGTTTAGGGCTTCCGGTGAGGCAGTTATTTGGCGTTCCACCCGTAAACTGAAAGGCTCACCATCCATACAATTCTCATCCGAACATAATTCCTACTTTACAAACTCCTGTTTTTAGCTTATTTTAACATTAAGTAAATATTAAATGTTGATCATTAATAATTAATATTCAATATTTATAACAAAGAGTTTAAACAGGAGGAACAAATGAACTATTCTTTGCAAGAGACACTGATGAAAAATATCCGTTTTGCGTATAACGAGGCTATTGAGTTTATTGTTTCCATGGGAATGTTGGCCTGTGAGGATCAGCTGGCAGATCTGGCAGCGGAATATAAAATCGAAATTGATGAGCTGCTGGGGACCTATTTTGAAGATGCCCGAAAGTTATTGTCACCTCATTTCACTCGTGAGCTGATGTTTTTTTTCCGTCACAACTTTTTTCACAATGCACTGGATTTCCCGTTATATGAATCCGCCTGTTCCTATCCAGAAGCGCAGACTGCCGAAGAATGGATCAACAGACTAGCGGACAGCCCTGCTGAGCACATCGTTTCAGAGATGGTCTATGGCGTCTACCACGATAATATGGAGGCATTGTTGAAGGGTAACGATTGGGAGGTGGTCAAAAGGGATCTCAATAAGCTCTTGGAACTTGCTTCCGACACGCAACCTCAGCCTGAAGTGATAGAAGCCCATGGTCCGCTGCTTGAATGTCTTGCTCGTCCGCAAGAAACCAAGCTGCGTTACATACAGCTTCTGCGTCAATTCCATCAGGATGTTTTCATTCACTGGAAGGACCGGATTCAAGCAATCTCTGAACAGGCCTCACTTCGTTATGAGGCCCAGTTCCGTAGTAATCCGGAGGTTTTTATTCGTGAACTTCATAAGAATGAGCCTGCACTCTTTGACTTCCCTGCTACCTTCCATGTCAGCTTTGTTTCACAGGTGAACAACAGCTTCTACAATTTCCATACGGAAACCGGGCTGATAGGCTGGGTCATCTTCGGCGTACACAATGACCGCGTATACGGACCCGTTGCCGACCGGGAGAAGACAGAGCTGTTCCTCAAAGCCTTCTCGGATAAACGGCGCCTGGATCTCCTGCTTCTACTCAAACAGCGGCCGCACTATGGTAAGGAAATTGCGACTGCGCTCGGTATCACACCTGCTGCTGTGAATTATCATGCCAACTTCCTGTTTTTCCTGGATCTTCTAGACATCGAACGGGTGGATCACCGCCTGTATTATGTGCTCAGAACCGATACTTTGCGCAATCTGCTTGCCTTAACAACAAAAGTCATGCTGGACTAAGACTCAATTATTAACTGGAGGGGTTCCCCTTGAATCGGACCACTAATACCGGAGCAGTACCACTAGATAAACAGCCCGCCGCTGCCCAGAATATCTTTATCCGTTTGCTGAAGCTAGGCAAACCTTATACTGGCTGGTA is a window encoding:
- a CDS encoding ABC transporter permease, with the protein product MSLNYIILRNLKKNVKNYYLYVFALIFSVALYFSFVTLQFDPSMDEVKGSVKGGAAIGASSVLLVAIVAIFLLYANTIFIKRRSKEIGLFQLIGLTKSRIFVLLSAENLILYFGSMFAGIGAGFVMSRLILMILFKILEVDQLAALRFSPEALQRTVLVFAAVYVLIMIMNYTFIRAQSILSLFKATATSQTRIQRMSLWEVVIGVLGIGSILGGYYISGELFSGKFTGMNGLMYAMIAILTLVIIGTYLFYKGSVSFLFNLIRRSKKGYLSIREVLSLSSIMFRMKSNALLLTVITTVSALAIGLLSLSYISYYSVGASARESSPHDYGFLQKADETAFRKVLDQAGIGYATLEIPTVQVEVDLKNVLDTRNTPGNETILSATVISDSSLKDMDLQPGEVQIKGYTTTKQTMLRLKKEGELYFSTKDGVMKQQLAGLSEETVLPFYFGGGVLGVFVVDDSVFQELLQHKDPDEQKRVKGGGIYYGINLTGSSQAKQAYEMYKQQKPELQSFSQYEFEFNQRTNMGLIMFIVGFLGLTFLITSGCILYFKQMDEGEEEREGYTILRKLGFTQGDLLRGIQFKQLFNFGIPLIVGLCHSYFAVKSGWFLFGTEMLTPMFVVMGLYTVLYSIFGLLSVLYYKRVIRESL
- a CDS encoding response regulator transcription factor; the protein is MFKIMLIEDDITLFGEIRERLAQWSYEVYGVTDFGKVLQEFSEVKPDLVVIDIQLPRFDGFHWCRILRSHSKVPIIFLSSRDHPSDMVMSMQLGADDFIQKPFHFEVLIAKIQAILRRVYNYSMEGTELKTWRGAAIEFVKNTVTGSGGTAVLTKNEMLILKILLERKNTIVEREEIITSLWDNEHFVSDNTLTVNVNRLRKKLEPLGLDAYIETKVGQGYMATEEAEQ
- a CDS encoding MOSC domain-containing protein yields the protein MSVTVGEIKSINRYPVKSFAGEALESCKVVTYGVEGDRYCSFYDMTKKDWSQYITARKIPKMMSYKAEYTGEDIRVTAADGRVFGWNQELLDEIQSLTSTEITMSEFMAPHPEEKHPELLSVDGASILLVTDKSLKKLEALWGKPVDQRRFRGNFLVEVTEDSLGEEEWLGRRLSIGSTVLQVDSYCERCVMITTNPDTLERDSSLLKQVYKELKQQFGVYASVITPGEVRLGDQIVMLDN
- a CDS encoding helix-turn-helix domain-containing protein; amino-acid sequence: MSEILELSMEHADELVKVTHALSTELRLRMLALLNTRRMNVAELAEALEIPVSTAASNVKVLEQAGLIVTELLPASRGAMKVCSRIYDDIKIIINAPQPLAEAGQGEYCYEIAMPIGNFTACEVAPTCGMVSETGPIITEDSPAGFFHPDRVQAQLLWLRKGYLEYRYPLEIPSGAEIREIQFSMEICSEAPNYANDWPSDITLWINGVEVGTWTSPGDFGGRRGKLNPAWWIDSGTQFGALKTWSVDHTRSAIDHQELSAVTLEQLNLPRRSHVDLRLGVKEDARYKGGMNLFGKKFGDHEQDLVMKIFYSVKA
- a CDS encoding sensor histidine kinase, with the translated sequence MIRKYLSEKRSWLLLLAAFQLIIMFVAYIDSAIPLLPILYIVLLNTLLCLAFVFLRYSRETRFYKSLASWDQIYELQAVLEPGSPMERLVHEAVSAQTDRYKRESSMNVQLLESEKDELLSWIHEVKTPLTAMQLMIERLPDETLQRQMMYEWLRIHHLLDQQLHQKRIPFIRNDLFIEKVGLAPILNKEIRALKSWCISKRIGFDMELEAETVLTDGKWLAFMLRQLLTNAVKYSEASDIVIRSREEGGHVVLMIEDSGQGIDPRDLPRIYDKGFTSSRFRQEGAATGMGLYLTRQVAEPLLIRLHAASVLGQGSVFTLTFPRENDFQRLTGM
- a CDS encoding ArsR family transcriptional regulator — its product is MNYSLQETLMKNIRFAYNEAIEFIVSMGMLACEDQLADLAAEYKIEIDELLGTYFEDARKLLSPHFTRELMFFFRHNFFHNALDFPLYESACSYPEAQTAEEWINRLADSPAEHIVSEMVYGVYHDNMEALLKGNDWEVVKRDLNKLLELASDTQPQPEVIEAHGPLLECLARPQETKLRYIQLLRQFHQDVFIHWKDRIQAISEQASLRYEAQFRSNPEVFIRELHKNEPALFDFPATFHVSFVSQVNNSFYNFHTETGLIGWVIFGVHNDRVYGPVADREKTELFLKAFSDKRRLDLLLLLKQRPHYGKEIATALGITPAAVNYHANFLFFLDLLDIERVDHRLYYVLRTDTLRNLLALTTKVMLD
- a CDS encoding ABC transporter ATP-binding protein codes for the protein MLIMQANKIYKTYGNKFNKQEVLRGIDLQVDKGEFVGIMGPSGSGKTTLLNVLSSIDRVSKGTIEIEGKEFTGMKEKQLAEFRKHHLGFIFQDYNLLDTLTVKENIMLPLSITGISKKEAHQKFDQVAGELGIHELKDKYPAEISGGQKQRTSAARAFVHDPSIIFADEPTGALDSKSASDLLNKLAAMNSKREATIVMVTHDAVAASYCSRVVFIRDGQIYTQLNKGEESRQSFLGDIISTQGVLGGVAQ